The region gatagaaaaaaatataatacaaaaacaaggttATTTTTGGAGCTTGTCAGTGATAGATAGAAAactgatattttaattaaattttttgttgttgtttgtattaaaaaaaaaaaaaaaaaaaaattatatatatatatataataattctaTGCAAAAGGTGTCTGTTGCATAGAAATACAGGAGGGCTTTGGAGAAGACAAAGCCCCCCTGCCTGTGGTGTAAGGATGGCAGTTAATGTCAATGCAGTTTCTGTCCCCCAGGAACAATGCACGCTACTATACCCATTATGCCTAGCCTTGGCTAAGCAGCAAGCAGAGATGgccgaggtttttttttttttttttttttttttaaggtcagtACAATCCGTCATGCTTCTTTAGGTCACTGCATTGTCCTCCACATTCTAGTTTCCGTCAGAATGCATTACAAAAACCGAAATAAGTAAAAAGCAACATTCATTCCGTTCGATGCTGTAGCAGGTTTTTAAGTTTTTAGTGGAATTCAAACCTTGCAGGCCACCCTATGAGGGCATTTCTTGCCTAAGCCGAGAGGGGGGGAGATTACACGCAATAAACTGTACATGTCCTTATAATGAATTCGCCCGCTGAAAGAAGAACACATGGAGTTAGAGCAGACGAGAACACACAATAGGAGAGAGGAGAATCGAAAACACAAACAATGTTACAGAAACACTTTGACAACACTTTGTCTCCTCTGCGCTAACACTGTCCCTGATATAAAATAGTTCAATGTAAATCTGCTATTGTTTCCAATCCTCTACACTCCCACCAGATTCTCTGCAGCAACACTGTCTTTGATAtgatataattagggcttctgattttcggttttaatcGATAAAAAAGATACCCCCcatacaaaacaaatgaactCGGTGTATATCCAATGAACACCAGAAAAACATTGGAAATGGTGACTCAATTCACGTTGATTTGACCCCTTTTTCTGTGAATAAATGAAATTGCCAGTGCAGtcgggcaatgtccctccttcctgacttgtatctcgtGTTGATTCCTCCTGAATACTTTAAAACCACCtcctgagtggcagcaaattcctacatttctattggaggattgtatcacacttgcgagatttaaaacaagccGTTCTTCCTCGCTAGATTCAAAGCTGTATTACGGTACTATAGAGGGAGTATTTACacgctcgtggaatttaaaacagaattgcaaattgtggtgaaatgtaaaaaaaaaaatgcctaaacacacaaaacccTCCAGAGGAATATGCCCGTGACCAGAAGGATTTACTATACATattgagacagaaaaaaaacaaaggaaaccaAAAACtattatttcatacagtatataaaaaacaaaagccccgaggaaaaaaaacacatttacttatAACTCGCTAATAGCTAAAAAAGAAGCACcgaaaaaattaaatgaataaaactcGAGAAACAGAAGCCcctgatataatataatatacataagaCTCCATTCTGTCCACTGCGCCACCCTCCCTCCCAGGCTCCCTGTCTAATCTAATGTAATGTAATACGTCATCATGCAATACCACACCCTTACAGTTCTGACTCGAGGGCTGCACAGTGGGGCACATGCATTTGGACCCTGGAATACAGATACCTGATAAATTATTCTGTGCAATAGTCAGAAtaagttttttttatatgcagtgtGCAGATTCCAGGAGCGGTCTTGAGAAACAAGACCATGAGACAGTTCCCGAGTCTGTGAGTGGCTATAATGAGGGAGACAATGGGAGTCACAGCAGGGAGGCCAGAGAGGAATCCAAGTGGGGCCACTCCATCCCATGTTTAGAGGGTCTGCTGTTTCAGAAGGATGCCAGGGCTGCCTGGCTGAACTCGCTGAAGACACACTGAAGAGCTCATTCGCTCCAAGTTATTTTCAGGTGTATTTATCTAACGAGGAGAGAACTCTTGAGATGTGTGTGTCTCATTTCCAAGGGGGGATCCCGGCCAGAAAGTCTCCCTCTTCTCAGGAGGATGAAAGCACAGCTTCACtccttgctgtgctgtgctgtgctgtgtgtgtgtgtctctactGTCTGAggaaatgtgttgtgtgtgtgtgtgtgtggttgtgagtAAACATATCTGGATagatgtgtgtatatgtgtgtggccGTGACCGGGGTATGTGTGTATTCTGAGTAtgagtatgtctgtgtgtgtttacagtgcgtgtgtgtgtgtctatgaatGTGTCTGTGCACATCCCAGTTTGAGCATGTCTGAGTGTGTTAGTATGTGTTGATGTGTGCGCCAGGCTGCCAGGCTGCAGAGGGCTGTTGAAGGCAGGCTCTTACCAGGCGGCAGGGTCGTACTCAGCCCAGATCCTCACATACTCATCCAAGTGGTGAGGCCCCAGGATGGATGAGTCCCTGGTCAGGTACTCAAAGTTGTCCATGATGACAGCCACAAACAGGTTCAACATCTAGAGACGGAGACAGCAAGTTGACACAGGTTCTGTAACCAGAGGTGCTAGGGGTCACTGCTGTGATTTTTTGGGGATGGCATGATTACCAGGAAGGAGCAGAAGAAGATGAAGGAGACGAAGTAGAGGTACGCGAACACACTCCCGCACTCAGGCTCCTTCGTCCCCGATCGCACGTCACAATCCTTCCCTCCCAGGCAGGCCAGCATGATGTCATGCCATGCCTCCCCCGTAGCACTCCTGCATGGACACATCAGGGGAACACTTCAGTTTAGTTAACACTTCAgggtaacattttgaaataatgaCCACAAATTCATTATGAATTCTGTCCGAgtaccacaggaataacaccagCATATCCTtcgcacttcctctgagttctgaagtcattcttttttaattaaagtgttaACTACTTCAGTTAAATTGTTGCAGTTCAATTTGCAACTTCTGCACTGCAGTTAGCTGTTCTGTACCTGGCCAGGGCTAAAAGGGTTAAGGGTGTTGTAGAAAGCACCTGAACGCATTTAGGAGTCAGTACCCTAGATAAGAGAAAATGTAtccttaacaaacaaacaaataaaaatctttcGGGAAGactgttaaaacaaaaagttcCCATCGGAGGTCCAGTACAGAGCCACACTGTTCTGTACTTGTCCTGTGTGTGTATTGAAAAGGGAGAACAGCGCTGACCTGAAGAGCAGCATCAAGGCTTGGAAGAAGGTCCTGAAGTTGTTGTGCTGGTTGATGGCACTCTCCTCCTGCTCGTCGATGGCAATGTTCCCAAACAGCTACGAACACAGAGTGCAGAATCACAGAGTGACCCCAGGCAGGCAGGccgggtttagggttagggttagagtcagGGTAAGGGATGGGATTTCGTGGAAAAAGATTTACacactaagtacattgtaactatgcatactatcattgtaattatgtgtaagtacacatgtattgactaagtaactactatgtaaatgcacagtaattaaaaatctaatgtaaagtgttactgttcTACTCTGAGATTGCCACTATACTGTATGAAGGATGAAGTATTGCCTTACTTGCATGCCAATGATGGCGTAAATGAAGAACAGCATGGCGATTAGCAGACACACATAGGGCAGGGCCTAGAGAGGGGAGAGAAACAGCATTGGTTAACACACTGCTAGACTGAACCAACAGAAACAGCATTGGTGATTGGGAGTAAGTAGCTGTGAGAATGCGTCCTGCTGTTTGCGTTGTGGACCTGCATGAAAGAGGCTGCACACAGGGGCGGCAGGGTACCTTGAAGGACTGAACGAAGGTCCACAGCAGGATTCGGATGGTGTAGCCCTGACGCAGCAACTTGATGAGCCGAGCCGCTCGGAACAGCCTCAGAAAGCTCAGGTTGATAAAGTTATTCTGAAAAGACAGGGTTGTTATAACAAAGAGAGAGACAGCCGTCAGTCTGCGTAACTGAGCCAGAACCCACTggcagatttaataataataataaaataataatataaataataataataataataataataataataataataataataataataataataattataatataataataataataatcaaaacaaataaaataatcaataaatacatttaaaaaacaagtaaTAGACATAACAGTAGGAAAAGCTACCAAAAGATATCTAATCATCATCCAATCAGGTAAAGTAGCGTTCTAAGGTTTTTTAAACAACCAAATGCACTGATCTTTGAGACAAGCAAGCCACAATAATATGGAGTCCGCACACACATGTAAGATGCGCATACAGAGAGAAGCCGTTTCCATGTACATGCCACGCTCCCGGCTCTAAAATATGACAGCATCATGAACTCAACATCCGTTtctctgcacacagacagacagacacacacagcagggtgTTTTGGAATTAGAAGGGggctctgttctttttttaaatgatgttgaaGTCATATTTTACTGGGACTGTGTATAGTTTTTGGTGCTGGTGTACTTGCTGTGTTTCTAAGCCTATCTCAAGCTGCAccacctgcttttaaaaacctGTACAGCTCCTCTGAAAACGGGCAGCGACACTGGGGAATCTCACCTTTCAGACTGCTTATCTGTGGATGTTAGGGCGCTATGAAT is a window of Polyodon spathula isolate WHYD16114869_AA unplaced genomic scaffold, ASM1765450v1 scaffolds_918, whole genome shotgun sequence DNA encoding:
- the LOC121309177 gene encoding voltage-dependent P/Q-type calcium channel subunit alpha-1A-like, yielding NNFINLSFLRLFRAARLIKLLRQGYTIRILLWTFVQSFKALPYVCLLIAMLFFIYAIIGMQLFGNIAIDEQEESAINQHNNFRTFFQALMLLFRSATGEAWHDIMLACLGGKDCDVRSGTKEPECGSVFAYLYFVSFIFFCSFLMLNLFVAVIMDNFEYLTRDSSILGPHHLDEYVRIWAEYDPAACGRIHYKDMYSLLRVISPPLGLGKKCPHRVACKRLLRMDLPVADDNTVHFNSTLMALIRTALDIKIAKGGADKHQMDAELRKEMMAIWPNLSQKTLDLLVTPHKATCDLTVGKIYAAMMIMEYYRQSKAKKLQALREEQVLP